One window of the Sparus aurata chromosome 7, fSpaAur1.1, whole genome shotgun sequence genome contains the following:
- the ncoa6 gene encoding nuclear receptor coactivator 6 isoform X4 has translation MAHRRTPPQLSQRTEHLEPDNDSDRDSGVGEDADDFHGSTLTEEENVNKQDGTEENSGNGEDFTVFVAFQGNMEDEDFTQKLNTVLSGIPDMLDMGSETLQPQHVEPWNSVRVTFNIPRDAAERLRLLAQNNQQQLRDLGILSVQIEGEGAINVAVGPNRGQEVRVNGPIGAPGQIRMDVGFAGGVRMANPSMVPPGPGMAGQAMVPGSSGQMHPRVSRPSSQTDVMDPMMQGMSVQQQQQLQHQQAGPHGSGPMPPQAAHHMQALQTGRPLNPAALQQLQQQHHQQQQAQQQAQLSQLGPRPPFNPSGQMALPLPGWNQLPPGVLQPPAAQGGPTWRKPPPQAQMVQRPPSLATVQTPSHPPPPYPFGSQQAGQVFNAMGQGQLQQQQQPGVGQFAAPQPKGPQGGPGGVAGQPRPPPPIPPTSGPQGNLTAKSPGSSSSPFQQGSPGTPPMMAQRPTTPQGFPQGVGSPGRAALGQQGNMQQGFMGMPQHGQPGGQVHPGMQKRPMGFPNQNFVQGQVSASTPGTPGGGPSQQLQSSQVMTHTGAQASASTPNSMQGPPHVQPNIMGVQSNMAGVPPGTTAGPNMGQQQPGLQTQMMGLQHQAQPVSSSPSQKVQGQGGGQTVLSRPLSQGQRGGMTPPKQMMPQQGQGVMHGQGQMVGGQGHQAMLLQQQQQQQQQNSMMEQMVANQMQGNKQAFAGKIPAGVMPGQMMRGPSPNVPGNMAQFQGQVGPQQMTPQQQQQMAQLQQQQLQQQQQQQQHQLQQLQQQQQQQQQQQQQQQQQQQHQQQMNQQQPQQVPIAGNPNQVMGMHGQQMRLPAGHPLIQQQLQQQQQLQQQKQQQQQAMLQQQQQQQQQQQQQQQQQQQQQQQAAQQHPHPLGDPNSGTGDLGVQQMVPDMQAQQQQGMMGGPQHMQMGNGHFAGHGMNFNTQFPGQMPMGGACGQPGGFPVSKDVTLTSPLLVNLLQSDISASQFGPGGKQGAGGGNQAKPKKKKPPRKKKPKEGEGQQQVEGLGGLDAAAGMEDSELPNLGEQSLGLDNAGPKLPDFANRPAGFPGQPGDQRVLQQVPMQFMQQQQQQQQQQQQQQQQQQQQQQQQQQQMQHMQQQQIQQQQIQQQQQMQQQMQQQQLQQQQQQQQLQQQQLQQQQQMQQQQIQQMQMQGLQNAQGQQGMSGPQTSGQGQPQMHPHQLQQQQQQQQQQVQQPHLQQQQQQQQMMMMLKMQQEQAKNRMSIPPGGALPPRGMGNPPEVQRLPVSQQGNMPVMISLQGHVPPSPDKARGMPLMVNPQLAGAARRMSHPDVGQGPQGTVSEESSAGPHLKQERPGGPEIGVQPGNGTQQMMANQGSNTHMLKQGPGPSPMPQHTGASPQPQLPTQPQQGGPIPGLHFPSVPTTSQSSRPKTPNRASPRPYHHPLTPTNRPPSTEPSEINLSPERLNASIAGLFPPKINIPLPPRQPNLNRGFDQQGLNPTTLKAIGQAPPSLTLPGNNNNGSAGGNNTNNNQQPFSTGTGTGGPGAKQDKQPGGQGKRASPSNSRRSSPASSRKSTTPSPGRQKGTKMAINCPPPQQPLVNPQGQTMMLSPTSVPPSPVSMPSQMSGGMEAQLTQSPFHGVQGNPVEGVRESQGMMTAEQRQMSQSQPPPQPLRELSAPRMASPRFPMPQQPKHDMELQAGTVDRQPVHTAPMQDSEVSPTLRTAPTSLNQLLDNTGMPAMPHRLVQSNTVRDVMGKDSPKSALDAERPLHSNSQSTDVSTSASTTATINESEAKPKPAVQIPTSSPNLQHASVPSSHPSTKVNTNTTPSLNQNPISSVGVSPSPNVNPTPTPSATLSTNTNATTSVSPIPVTSVQSSPASTVGTSSNPSTALNQASSGHKPSPSPKPVTSVHSVIQIPASSSTISPNQITVFVTSNPITSAPTPQAPTSMVSTMVAVPNKNIRPQDIRQQAPVPRPPQFITTTPVFINPIFQVPGASVTPNTSVVSQSVTMMGPIQVSTTNIQLSPAPSSTQSSGAIMASTQAARNAVGQVQLATTMSSTAPLGTLPASQQINPGGHKTENLGEAGSAQKTSPPGQQPSPHPSPSASSPFQPPLASPPPSSSPGAVNTIRKSPMSPPPSAQVKGKPAQSAAAVAGTADTQQSPAERPVQGPTGAVPTQIFHPPASPAIQMEAVAPLTTAAAASNNITPPAVSSPVPAPGQVAVPTQIVTQAPVPAPASVSSPAQVVTTQAPIVTVAGTPTGVSSASLLSTITPVQSPVPSVVPIVAGPGSVQEVPPTTSSPVANPSGVPQAQSDPPPMEPPLPPAAATTETTQTTPAPTRQEAPPSQEPVASEKTGEEVTTGSEQGWAKKRKTPINLVPRAAVEKPKGPSRRSSRAEKEVEEEPVADSGIRKRPARPGTSAAVKETGASPTQAKRRKSK, from the exons ATGGCACATCGACGTACCCCACCTCAGTTGTCCCAGAGGACAGAGCACCTGGAACCTGATAATGACTCCGACAGGGACTCTGGTGTTGGGGAGGATGCCGATGATTTCCATGGAAGCACACTAACAGAAGAAGAGAACGTCAACAAGCAAGATGGCACAGAAGAAAACAGCGGGAATGGAGaagattttacagtttttgttgCATTTCAAGGAAATATGGAGGATGAGGATTTCACACAAAAACTTAACACTGTCCTCAGCGGGATACCAGACATGCTTGATATGG GCTCTGAGACGCTACAGCCACAGCATGTGGAGCCCTGGAACAGTGTGCGGGTTACCTTCAATATTCCCAGGGATGCTGCTGAGCGACTTAGACTGTTGGCCCAGaacaaccagcagcagctcagagaccTGGGGATTCTCTCTGTTCAGATAGAAG GGGAAGGGGCCATCAATGTGGCAGTGGGACCAAATAGAGGACAAGAAGTCAGAGTGAATGGACCAATTGGAGCACCTGGCCAGATAAGAATGGATGTTGGCTTTGCAG GAGGAGTAAGGATGGCTAATCCATCAATGGTTCCCCCTGGACCTGGCATGGCAGGCCAGGCTATGGTACCAGGCAGCAGTGGACAGATGCATCCGCGTGTTTCAAGACCATCATCACAGACAG ATGTAATGGATCCAATGATGCAAGGAATGTCAgttcagcagcaacaacaacttcAGCACCAACAGGCTGGTCCCCATGGCTCAGGCCCGATGCCTCCTCAGGCTGCCCATCACATGCAGGCCTTGCAGACAGGGAGACCACTCAACCCTGCTGCACTGCAGCAGCTACAACAACAGCATCACCAACAGCAACAGGCCCAGCAGCAAGCACAGCTCTCCCAGCTCGGACCTAGACCTCCATTCAACCCATCAGGCCAGATGGCTCTGCCTCTGCCTGGCTGGAACCAGCTGCCCCCTGGGGTGCTCCAGCCACCAGCTGCCCAAGGAGGCCCTACCTGGAGAAAGCCCCCACCTCAAGCCCAAATGGTTCAGCGCCCACCTTCCCTCGCTACAGTTCAGACTCCCAGCCACCCTCCGCCCCCTTACCCATTTGGCAGCCAGCAGGCTGGGCAGGTATTCAATGCCATGGGACAGGGACAgttacagcaacaacagcagccagGAGTGGGTCAGTTTGCAGCCCCCCAGCCTAAAGGCCCGCAAGGTGGCCCAGGCGGTGTAGCAGGCCAACCAAGACCCCCTCCGCCAATTCCACCAACATCTGGACCGCAGGGCAACCTCACTGCCAAGTCCCCTGGTTCGTCCTCATCTCCTTTTCAACAGGGTTCACCAGGGACTCCTCCCATGATGGCTCAGAGACCTACGACTCCACAGGGTTTTCCCCAGGGCGTTGGATCACCAGGAAGAGCAGCCTTGGGCCAACAGGGTAACATGCAACAAGGATTCATGGGAATGCCCCAGCATGGACAGCCTGGGGGCCAAGTTCATCCAG GCATGCAAAAGCGTCCCATGGGTTTTCCAAACCAAAACTTTGTCCAAGGTCAGGTGAGTGCCAGCACTCCAGGAACCCCTGGTGGAGGACCCAGTCAGCAGCTACAGAGCAGTCAAGTGATGACTCACACAG GTGCTCAGGCATCAGCCTCTACGCCAAACTCAATGCAGGGTCCACCCCATGTCCAACCAAACATTATGGGTGTACAAAGTAACATGGCAGGTGTGCCCCCTGGTACAACTGCTGGGCCTAATATGGGGCAGCAACAGCCTGGCCTCCAGACCCAGATGATGGGCCTCCAGCATCAGGCCCAGCCCGTGTCTTCCTCCCCCAGCCAGAAGGTTCAAGGCCAGGGTGGAGGTCAAACTGTCCTCTCAAGGCCCCTCAGTCAAGGGCAGAGGGGAGGAATGACCCCACCCAAGCAGATGATGCCTCAGCAAGGCCAGGGGGTGATGCATGGGCAGGGTCAGATGGTTGGAGGCCAAGGGCACCAGGCCAtgcttctgcagcagcagcaacaacaacaacaacaaaactccATGATGGAACAAATGGTTGCCAACCAGATGCAAGGCAACAAGCAGGCTTTTGCAGGCAAAATTCCAGCTGGGGTCATGCCAGGCCAGATGATGCGTGGCCCTTCTCCAAATGTTCCTGGTAACATGGCTCAGTTCCAGGGCCAGGTTGGCCCACAGCAGATGActccacaacagcagcagcaaatggctcaactacagcaacagcagttgcaacagcagcaacagcagcaacagcaccaattgcaacagctgcagcagcagcagcagcagcagcagcagcaacaacaacaacaacaacaacaacaacaacaccagcaGCAAATGAATCAGCAACAGCCTCAGCAGGTTCCTATTGCTGGCAATCCAAATCAAGTTATGGGCATGCATGGGCAACAGATGAGGCTCCCTGCTGGTCATCCTCTTATCCAACAACAAttgcaacagcaacaacagttacagcagcagaaacaacaacagcagcaggccatgttacaacaacaacaacagcagcagcagcagcagcaacaacaacaacaacaacaacaacaacaacaacaacaggcagCTCAACAACATCCCCATCCTTTGGGAGATCCCAATAGTGGGACAGGTGACTTAGGCGTCCAACAGATGGTCCCTGATATGcaggcacagcagcagcaaggaATGATGGGGGGCCCTCAGCATATGCAGATGGGAAATGGCCACTTTGCAGGTCATGGCATGAACTTTAACACACAGTTCCCTGGTCAGATGCCAATGGGGGGAGCCTGTGGACAGCCTGGAGGCTTTCCGGTCAGCAAGGATGTAACATTGACTAGCCCACTGCTAGTCAACCTGCTGCAGAGTGATATCTCAGCCAGCCAGTTTGGGCCAGGAGGAAAACAAGGAGCAGGTGGGGGCAATCAGGCCAAACCCAAAAAGAAGAAACCCCCTCGAAAGAAGAAGcccaaagagggagagggacagCAGCAAGTCGAGGGACTTGG tggTCTTGATGCGGCTGCTGGCATGGAGGATTCTGAACTGCCGAATCTGGGTGAACAAAGTTTGGGCTTAGACAATGCTGGCCCCAAACTCCCTGATTTTGCCAACAGGCCTGCAG GCTTCCCTGGTCAACCTGGAGACCAAAGAGTATTGCAGCAGGTACCCATGCAGTTcatgcagcaacaacagcagcagcagcagcaacaacaacaacaacaacaacaacaacaacaacagcaacagcaacaacaacaacaaatgcagcatatgcaacagcagcagatacagcaacaacaaatacagcagcagcaacaaatgCAACAacaaatgcagcagcagcaattacaacagcagcagcagcagcagcaattacaacaacagcagttgcagcaacagcagcagatgCAACAGCAACAGATTCAACAGATGCAGATGCAGGGTCTCCAGAATGCTCAAGGGCAGCAGGGGATGAGCGGGCCGCAGACGTCGGGTCAAGGCCAGCCCCAAATGCACCCtcatcagctgcagcagcagcagcagcaacagcagcagcaagtcCAACAGCCACATCTGCAACAACAG caacaacaacagcagatgatgatgatgctaaagatgcagcaggagcaggcaaAGAATCGCATGTCCATCCCTCCAGGGGGGGCGCTCCCTCCTCGAGGCATGGGCAATCCACCGGAGGTGCAGAGGCTTCCTGTTTCACAGCAGGGCAACATGCCAGTAATGATCAGCCTTCAAGGACATGTACCGCCTTCACCTGACAAAGCCAGAGGGATGCCACTTATGGTAAACCCACAG CTTGCAGGCGCTGCACGAAGAATGTCCCATCCTGATGTAGGGCAGGGTCCCCAAGGCACTGTATCAGAAGAGTCCTCTGCAGGGCCTCACTTGAAGCAGGAGAGGCCTGGTGGCCCAGAAATTGGGGTACAGCCTGGAAATGGGACTCAACAAATGATGGCCAATCAGGGCTCTAACACTCATATGTTGAAGCAGGGCCCAGGTCCATCACCAATGCCCCAGCACACTGGAGCCAGTCCTCAGCCACAGTTACCCACTCAGCCTCAACAAGGAGGCCCCATACCTGGCCTTCATTTCCCCAGTGTCCCCACAACCTCACAGAGCTCCAGGCCCAAAACCCCGAACAGAGCAAGCCCTAGGCCGTACCACCACCCCCTTACCCCAACTAATCGTCCACCCAGTACTGAGCCCTCAGAAATCAACCTTTCACCCGAGAGATTAAATGCCTCCATTGCAGGGCTGTTTCCTCCCAAAATTAACATTCCTCTGCCTCCCAGGCAGCCTAACCTAAACAGGGGATTTGACCAACAAGGTCTAAACCCCACAACTCTGAAAGCCATTGGTCAGGCTCCTCCTAGCCTAACTCTACcaggcaacaacaacaatggcagtGCAGGTGGAAATAACACTAACAACAATCAACAGCCGTTCTCTACAGGCACTGGAACAGGAGGTCCAGGGGCTAAACAGGACAAGCAGCCTGGAGGGCAGGGAAAGAGGGCAAGTCCTAGCAATAGTCGGAGGTCAAGTCCAGCTTCTAGCCGCAAGTCAACTACTCCAAGTCCAGGGAGACAAAAAGGGACAAAGATGGCCATCAACTGCCCTCCCCCTCAGCAGCCGTTGGTCAACCCTCAGGGGCAAACCATGATGCTGAGCCCTACCTCAGTACCCCCAAGTCCAGTATCTATGCCATCACAAATGAGTGGGGGCATGGAGGCGCAACTGACCCAGAGCCCCTTCCATGGGGTACAAGGTAACCCTGTTGAGGGAGTCAGGGAAAGTCAGGGAATGatgacagcagaacagagacagatgtCTCAGTCTCAACCCCCACCACAGCCTTTGAGGGAGTTATCTGCTCCCAGAATGGCAAGTCCTCGTTTCCCCATGCCTCAGCAGCCTAAACATGACATGGAACTGCAGGCTGGCACAGTTGATAGACAGCCGGTCCACACAGCTCCTATGCAGGATTCTGAGGTCTCTCCTACACTCAGGACAGCTCCAACCTCCCTCAATCAGTTACTGGATAATACGGGTATGCCAGCCATGCCTCATCGGCTTGTACAGAGTAATACTGTTAGGGATGTTATGGGAAAGGACAGCCCCAAGTCTGCTTTGGATGCAGAGAGACCACTCCACAGTAATTCACAGAGTACAGATGTGTCCACTTCTGCCAGTACTACTGCCACTATAAATGAATCAGAAGCTAAACCAAAACCTGCTGTCCAAATCCCTACCAGTAGTCCTAATTTACAGCATGCTTCAGTTCCTAGCTCACACCCTAGCACTAAGGTGAACACCAATACTACCCCAAGCCTTAACCAAAACCCTATTTCCAGTGTTGGTGTCAGTCCCAGTCCCAATGTAAACCCAACACCTACCCCCTCTGCCACCCTCAGTACCAACACTAATGCCACCACTAGTGTAAGCCCCATCCCAGTCACTTCAGTTCAGAGCAGTCCTGCCTCGACTGTTGGTACCAGTTCCAACCCCAGCACAGCTCTAAATCAAGCCAGTTCAGGTCACAAACCAAGCCCCAGTCCTAAACCTGTGACCAGTGTTCATTCAGTCATACAGATCCCTGCCTCTTCTAGCACCATTTCCCCTAACCAGATTACTGTATTTGTCACCTCTAACCCCATCACCTCTGCCCCCACTCCCCAGGCACCCACATCTATGGTCTCCACCATGGTAGCTGTCCCTAACAAGAACATTAGACCTCAGGACATCCGACAGCAGGCCCCTGTCCCTCGACCTCCTCAGTTTATCACCACCACCCCTGTATTTATCAACCCAATTTTCCAGGTCCCAGGTGCATCTGTGACTCCCAATACTTCTGTGGTGTCACAGTCTGTCACCATGATGGGGCCTATCCAAGTATCCACTACAAACATCCAACTTTCTCCTGCCCCAAGCTCCACCCAGTCCTCAGGAGCAATCATGGCTAGCACTCAGGCTGCCAGAAATGCTGTTGGACAGGTCCAACTAGCCACTACAATGTCCTCAACAGCACCCCTCGGTACCCTCCCAGCCTCTCAGCAAATTAACCCAGGGGgtcacaaaacagaaaatctaGGTGAGGCAGGTTCTGCCCAGAAAACTAGTCCCCCAGGCCAGCAGCCATCTCCCCATCCAAGCCCTTCTGCATCGTCTCCTTTTCAGCCACCTCTGGCATCTCCTCCTCCCAGCTCTAGTCCTGGGGCTGTAAACACCATCCGGAAGAGCCCCATGTCTCCACCTCCCTCTGCCCAGGTGAAAGGTAAACCTGCACAGTCCGCTGCAGCTGTTGCTGGAACAGCTGACACTCAGCAGAGTCCTGCAGAAAGACCTGTACAGGGGCCCACTGGAGCTGTGCCAACACAAATTTTTCATCCACCTGCTAGTCCTGCCATTCAGATGGAAGCAGTTGCTCCCCTCACTaccgctgcagctgcttcaaACAACATCACTCCGCCTGCAGTCTCCTCTCCAGTCCCAGCGCCTGGCCAAGTTGCTGTACCTACGCAGATAGTTACCCAGGCTCCAGTGCCTGCACCAGCTTCAGTCTCAAGCCCAGCCCAGGTTGTAACTACTCAAGCTCCTATTGTCACTGTAGCTGGTACTCCCACAGGTGTCTCTTCTGCTAGCTTGCTCTCTACGATCACTCCTGTACAAAGTCCTGTACCGTCCGTTGTTCCAATTGTTGCTGGGCCTGGATCTGTTCAGGAGGTTCCTCCCACGACATCCTCTCCAGTTGCGAACCCCAGCGGTGTTCCCCAAGCTCAGTCTGACCCCCCACCTATGGAGCCCCCCTTGCCGCCAGCTGCAGCAACCACTGAAACCACTCAGACCACCCCAG CACCTACTCGGCAAGAAGCCCCACCGTCACAGGAACCTGTTGCCAGTGAGAAGACGG gtgAAGAGGTCACAACAGGTTCTGAGCAGGG AtgggcaaagaaaagaaagacgcCCATCAACTTAGTCCCAAG AGCTGCTGTTGAGAAGCCTAAGGGACCGAGCAGGCGCAGCTCCCGGGcagagaaggaggtggaggaggagccgGTAGCAGACAGTGGCATTAGGAAGAGACCAGCCAGGCCTGGAACCAGTGCTGCTGTAaaag AAACTGGTGCGAGCCCCACCCAGGCCAAACGAAGGAAGTCTAAATAG